The Mangrovibacillus cuniculi sequence TGTCTGGAGGAATACTAGCTGTTGTTCCAGGTAGGTGTGGTGTGGGGATATTTGGTCCAGCCTTGGATAAAATGGGGAATTCAATCGGTGGCCTACATTTGATAAAAAATCTAAGTAAATCGTATAACTGGTCGATATTCTGATGGTCAATTAGACACGTTTTCCCTTGCATTTTTCCTACTTTAACGGTAAGATTTTTAAATAGATACATTGATTTGGTCGAATGGGGGGATACACATGGCGTCTGAGATGATCGTTAACCATCGAGAGAAAGCTTACTCAATACTGCAAGCTGATGCTGAAAAAATTGCCCAGCTAATTAAAGTCCAAATGGACAACTTAACGATGCCTCAATGTCCTCTGTATGAAGAAGTTTTGGACACCCAAATGTTCGGACTGTCAAGAGAGATAGAGTTTGCCGTTCGTCTTGGATTAGTGGATGAAAAAGACGGGAAAGAAATCATGGATCGACTTGAGCGTGAAATGTCTTCTTTACACGAAGCATCCTTAAAAAAATAATGCTATAGTGAACACGTGAAAAACTCAGACAAGTTGTTATAACAGTCCTGAGTTTTTCTTGCATTAATGCCCATTTATTACTATGTCTTTGTAAAGATTAGAGGAGTTTGACTGATTGGTGTAGAAGTTAGGGAGAGTTGAAACTTGTTCATTTGAAAAAGGTAGGAACGATAATGTTATTTAAAAAAATCCTAAGATCGTATGATTATTCGTTAGTTATTACATACTTTGTTTTATGTTTTTTTGGTTTAGTGATGATTTATAGTGCTAGTATGGTGTGGGCGGCAAGTTCAAGTAAGTTTAACTATGACGCTACCTATTTTTATGATAAACAGCAGACTAATATCATAGTAGGCGCAATTGCTTTTTTCGTGTTTGCAATTGTTCCTTATAAGGTTTTTCAATTAAAACCTTTGCAAATGTTAATGGTAATAGGTTCCTTTGCATTGTTAGCATTTGTTCTATTCACAGGTAATGTGGTAAATAATGCACAAAGTTGGTTTACTGTCGGTACAAGAGCTTTGCAACCTGCTGAATTAGCAAAATTAAGCGTCATTTTATTTACAGCATTTGTTTATAACAATAAATTAAAGTCTGGGAACATTCAAAGTTTTGGTAATGGCGTTTTACCGCCAATTTTCTATCTAGTTCTTATATGTTTCCTAATATTCTTACAACCCGATGTGGGAACAGCATTTATTATTTTTTCCATCGGCCTTTGTATGATTCTGGCCTCAGGGGTAGGTGGCAAGAACATTATTAAACTAGTAGGAGTTGCCGTGGTTGGTATTGGTATTATGATTCTAGGTATTATTATGTCTGGGAAAGACATTTTAACAGACGAGAGGGTAGGAAGATTTATTGGTTATTTAGAACCTTTTGAGAATGTAGAAGATGATGGATATCACTTGGTTCAATCCCTTTATGCTATTGGTTCAGGTGGCTTAAGTGGTAAAGGTTTAGGAGAGAGTATTCAAAAAATGGGATATTTGCCTGAAGCTCACACAGACTTTATAATGGCTATAATATCCGAAGAACTCGGAATTTTCGGAGTATTCATAGTTGTTGTTGGATTAGGCTACATCATTTTTAGAGGACTTACAATCGCTGTTAGGTGTAGAGATCCTTTTGGAACACTTATTGCTGTTGGTGTTTCCGCCATGTTTGGAATACAAAGTTTTATTAACCTAGGTGGCATGTCTGGTTTAATACCAATAACCGGTGTAACGCTTCCTTTTATCAGTTATGGAGGTTCTTCCATGATTGTTATGTCAGCTGCTTTAGGGCTACTAGTAAATATATCCATGTTCACAAAGTATGATCATCATTATCGTCCAA is a genomic window containing:
- a CDS encoding YlaN family protein; the encoded protein is MASEMIVNHREKAYSILQADAEKIAQLIKVQMDNLTMPQCPLYEEVLDTQMFGLSREIEFAVRLGLVDEKDGKEIMDRLEREMSSLHEASLKK
- a CDS encoding FtsW/RodA/SpoVE family cell cycle protein, with translation MLFKKILRSYDYSLVITYFVLCFFGLVMIYSASMVWAASSSKFNYDATYFYDKQQTNIIVGAIAFFVFAIVPYKVFQLKPLQMLMVIGSFALLAFVLFTGNVVNNAQSWFTVGTRALQPAELAKLSVILFTAFVYNNKLKSGNIQSFGNGVLPPIFYLVLICFLIFLQPDVGTAFIIFSIGLCMILASGVGGKNIIKLVGVAVVGIGIMILGIIMSGKDILTDERVGRFIGYLEPFENVEDDGYHLVQSLYAIGSGGLSGKGLGESIQKMGYLPEAHTDFIMAIISEELGIFGVFIVVVGLGYIIFRGLTIAVRCRDPFGTLIAVGVSAMFGIQSFINLGGMSGLIPITGVTLPFISYGGSSMIVMSAALGLLVNISMFTKYDHHYRPKKSYDQQEQERQTA